The proteins below come from a single Chitinophaga pinensis DSM 2588 genomic window:
- a CDS encoding RBBP9/YdeN family alpha/beta hydrolase, whose product MEVNVLTAPGLHGSGPLHWQTIWEHNPGYKRIDQQNWDTPEMTEWIKTIEEAVAAAGPDVVIAAHSLGCIALAHWAQHTKLSIKGALLVAPADAERPGFPEEAHGFSPIPMSALPFKSIVVSSTNDQYATLERARSFANAWGSRFVNAGEKGHINADSNLGDWPAGQTLLTELVRNWQTL is encoded by the coding sequence ATGGAAGTTAACGTACTAACTGCACCAGGTTTACATGGTTCAGGGCCATTGCATTGGCAAACAATCTGGGAACACAACCCCGGATACAAACGTATCGATCAGCAAAATTGGGACACACCAGAAATGACAGAGTGGATAAAGACAATCGAGGAAGCCGTAGCAGCAGCCGGTCCGGACGTTGTCATTGCCGCCCATAGCCTGGGATGTATCGCACTCGCCCACTGGGCGCAACACACAAAACTCAGCATTAAAGGCGCCTTACTGGTAGCCCCGGCTGACGCAGAAAGACCAGGATTCCCTGAAGAAGCACATGGCTTCTCCCCCATCCCGATGTCTGCATTACCCTTCAAAAGTATTGTGGTTTCAAGTACCAACGACCAGTATGCCACCCTGGAACGCGCCAGGTCTTTCGCCAATGCCTGGGGAAGCCGGTTTGTCAATGCCGGCGAAAAAGGACACATCAACGCCGACTCCAACCTGGGAGACTGGCCCGCCGGACAAACATTATTAACGGAGCTGGTAAGAAACTGGCAAACACTGTAA
- the queG gene encoding tRNA epoxyqueuosine(34) reductase QueG: protein MDLRGKYTDFIKKHAADLGFDHCGIAQAMQLDDDARRLEKWLHKGMHGSMHYMENNFDKRVDPRKLVDNAKSVITLLLNYYPREQQRTDTPKISKYAYGHDYHEVIKAKLNTLLARMQEEFGAVSGRGFVDSAPVLERSWAQRSGLGWLGKNGNLIHKQAGSFFFIATLITDLELLYDGPVGDFCGSCTRCLDACPTGALVEPGVVDGSRCISYFTIELKELLIPDNMQGQFDNWMFGCDACQDVCPWNRFSKPNKTVEFTPIPEILNFSTKDWEELTEEEFKRIFRRSPMKRSKYAGIRRNLRFVNG from the coding sequence ATGGACCTAAGGGGAAAATATACGGATTTTATTAAGAAGCATGCTGCCGACCTCGGTTTCGATCATTGCGGCATTGCACAGGCAATGCAGCTGGATGACGATGCCCGTCGCCTGGAAAAGTGGCTGCATAAGGGAATGCATGGATCCATGCATTATATGGAAAACAATTTCGATAAACGGGTGGATCCCCGCAAACTCGTCGATAATGCAAAATCCGTCATTACCCTGCTCCTGAATTACTACCCCCGGGAGCAACAGCGCACGGATACCCCCAAGATCTCCAAATACGCCTATGGACATGACTATCATGAAGTTATCAAAGCCAAACTGAACACCCTGCTGGCAAGAATGCAGGAAGAATTCGGGGCTGTCAGCGGACGGGGCTTTGTGGACTCCGCCCCTGTACTGGAAAGAAGCTGGGCGCAACGCAGCGGATTGGGATGGCTGGGCAAAAACGGGAATCTGATCCATAAACAGGCCGGTTCCTTCTTCTTTATCGCCACCCTCATTACCGACCTGGAACTCCTGTATGACGGACCCGTAGGTGATTTCTGCGGATCCTGTACCCGTTGTCTCGACGCCTGTCCTACTGGTGCTCTCGTCGAACCAGGAGTAGTAGACGGCAGCCGTTGTATTTCCTATTTTACCATAGAACTGAAAGAATTACTGATCCCTGACAACATGCAGGGACAGTTTGATAACTGGATGTTTGGCTGTGATGCCTGCCAGGACGTATGCCCCTGGAACCGTTTTTCCAAACCCAATAAGACGGTAGAATTTACGCCCATTCCCGAAATCCTCAATTTTTCGACCAAAGACTGGGAAGAACTCACCGAAGAAGAATTCAAACGCATATTCCGCCGCTCTCCCATGAAGCGGTCCAAGTATGCCGGTATACGCAGAAATTTGCGTTTCGTTAACGGTTGA
- a CDS encoding transglutaminase domain-containing protein — MRSRSIVFPLHLIVGCLISCTAFSQSKVKFGKISPEDFKPTSFEKDTSAHAVIIADVGSSEYEADRDDLHMIFKQYKRIKIIDKNAYDEATVRVGLYHVGSAEEKLQNVKAVAYNLVDGKVVETKMDSKSIFNDKVGKSVNVKKFTIPDVKEGTIIEYSYTVNSPWKYSLKSWSFQDEYPVLLSEYTVEIPEFYDFVFLKQDVNGLLKHKADIDRKTFNLSYESSPTAAAEHFSLAANTVKNVWSAENVPALKEEGYTTSLSNHITKIEFQIAALKFPNSPVKPMMASWDKFSEELYKDEDFGADLGKNNGYLGDVVDGLVAGVKEDTAKARRIYNYVRTNFTCTDHDGLYLSKPLKTVFTSHNGNETDINLLLVAMLRRAKLKADPMILSTRDHGVTNEMYPLAARFNYTVATLTVDTLSYFLDASLSYLGFGRLSSSCYNGHARLLLEGTTPMPVYLNPDDLVEQKTTYVMVMGGEGGSLKGSYQQIPTYFESCSMRAGIKDKGKDTYFKGHEKDFGAETTISGVEVEDMNDNEVPLKVKYDFEMKPDESGMLYINPLFKEATLKNPFLSETRFYPVEMSHVIDETYTLNLAIPEGYEVEELPKSSVVKLNETDGVFQYLIQASENNIQFRSRIKLSRAVFAPEEYVELRRFYDMIVKKQSEQIVLKRKS, encoded by the coding sequence ATGCGTAGCAGATCTATTGTATTCCCCCTGCACCTTATAGTAGGTTGCCTTATCTCTTGTACAGCATTCTCACAATCGAAAGTTAAATTCGGAAAGATCTCACCAGAAGATTTTAAACCCACATCGTTCGAGAAAGATACTTCAGCCCATGCGGTGATTATTGCTGATGTCGGATCATCAGAATATGAAGCTGACAGAGATGACCTCCATATGATTTTTAAGCAGTACAAGCGTATTAAAATCATTGATAAGAATGCCTATGATGAAGCCACCGTCCGGGTGGGGCTTTATCATGTCGGCTCAGCAGAGGAAAAATTACAGAACGTAAAAGCCGTTGCCTACAACCTGGTAGACGGCAAGGTTGTAGAAACCAAAATGGACAGCAAAAGTATCTTTAATGACAAAGTCGGCAAGTCCGTAAACGTTAAAAAGTTTACCATTCCCGACGTGAAAGAAGGTACTATTATCGAGTATTCCTACACCGTTAACTCGCCATGGAAGTACAGTCTGAAAAGCTGGAGTTTCCAGGATGAGTATCCGGTGCTGTTAAGTGAATACACCGTAGAGATTCCAGAGTTTTATGACTTCGTTTTCCTGAAACAGGACGTGAACGGATTACTGAAACACAAGGCAGACATTGACAGAAAGACTTTTAACCTTAGTTATGAGTCCAGTCCGACTGCTGCTGCAGAGCATTTCAGTCTGGCGGCGAATACGGTTAAAAACGTCTGGTCTGCAGAAAACGTACCGGCGCTGAAAGAAGAAGGTTACACCACCTCACTTTCCAATCACATTACCAAGATCGAATTCCAGATCGCCGCTTTAAAGTTCCCCAACAGCCCTGTTAAGCCGATGATGGCTTCCTGGGATAAGTTTTCAGAGGAACTGTATAAAGATGAAGATTTCGGCGCAGACCTGGGTAAGAACAACGGTTACCTCGGCGACGTGGTAGACGGTCTGGTGGCTGGTGTGAAAGAAGATACCGCCAAAGCCCGCCGTATTTACAATTATGTACGGACCAACTTTACCTGTACGGATCATGATGGTCTGTACCTGAGTAAACCGCTGAAAACAGTCTTCACTTCCCACAATGGCAATGAGACGGATATTAACCTGTTGCTGGTTGCGATGTTGCGTCGTGCTAAACTGAAGGCGGATCCGATGATTCTCAGTACCCGTGATCATGGTGTGACCAATGAAATGTATCCGCTTGCTGCGCGCTTTAACTACACGGTGGCAACACTGACGGTTGATACGCTTTCGTATTTCCTGGATGCTTCCCTGTCATACCTCGGATTCGGTCGTCTGAGTTCTTCCTGTTATAATGGACATGCCCGTCTGTTGCTGGAAGGTACCACCCCGATGCCTGTTTATCTGAACCCGGATGACCTGGTAGAGCAGAAAACCACTTATGTCATGGTCATGGGAGGCGAAGGTGGTTCCCTGAAAGGCAGTTACCAGCAGATACCTACCTATTTTGAATCCTGCTCTATGCGTGCGGGTATAAAAGATAAAGGGAAGGATACTTATTTCAAAGGGCATGAGAAAGACTTTGGCGCTGAAACTACTATCAGTGGTGTTGAAGTAGAAGATATGAATGATAATGAGGTGCCTTTAAAAGTAAAATATGACTTCGAAATGAAGCCTGACGAATCAGGCATGTTGTATATCAATCCGCTGTTTAAAGAAGCGACACTGAAGAACCCTTTCCTGTCTGAAACGCGTTTCTACCCGGTAGAAATGTCGCATGTGATAGATGAAACCTATACGCTGAATCTGGCAATACCGGAAGGTTATGAAGTAGAAGAGCTGCCAAAATCCTCCGTAGTGAAACTGAACGAGACAGACGGTGTTTTCCAGTACCTGATCCAGGCGAGTGAAAACAATATCCAGTTCCGTTCCCGCATCAAATTGAGCAGAGCTGTATTTGCTCCGGAGGAATATGTAGAACTGCGCAGATTCTATGATATGATTGTTAAGAAACAATCAGAACAAATTGTACTGAAAAGAAAAAGCTAA
- a CDS encoding DUF3857 domain-containing transglutaminase family protein: MFSFLTKKYASAVCYCVCVLLSIGPAFAGDPIYPAMLIPDSLKKNAHAVTRLEEVTVKVNDPRDVRMTMHYIVTVLDAEGEKFAYFAGGYDKLTEIRSIKGTLYDGLGLPIKKLKQSDIQDLSGTGGDLMTDDRIKRHVFYHNLYPHTVEYEVEIRYNHSYYLPKWRPQDDESIAVEQSKLTVITPKDYLLRYKALNYKGEPLLGNDGSDRTYTWEAKNLCAVPEEPYAPHWSTRSISVLLAPASFEMAQYKGTMNTWEEFGKFSYILNQGRDVLPDNIKQTVHQLTDGLAREQKISKLYEYLQQHTRYISVQLGIGGWQTFDAAYVASKGYGDCKALSNYMCAMLKEAGVKASCVLVYAGEDRNDVTLADFPSPSFNHVIVCVPDTKDTTWLECTSSTVPLGYMGEFTGNRSVLIVDENGGKLVRTPVYSMEQNVQTRNIVAKVEESGEMSVRANSRYSALQTDDLHSALNSLTKEKLMEALKQVGFFPSYEVKSYDWKETKSVLPYIDERIEITARNYATITGKRMFIEPNLMNKTSKRLSVDSVRRADIYLSHSYRDIDTVKITIPEGYTPEAMPQPMTLESPFGVYSSKVSIEGNVITYIRSIDHKGGTYPASSYGELAKFYNSMYKADRSRIVLVKK; encoded by the coding sequence ATGTTTTCGTTTTTAACCAAAAAATACGCATCCGCAGTTTGTTACTGTGTATGCGTATTATTGTCCATAGGCCCGGCTTTTGCCGGAGACCCGATTTATCCGGCCATGCTGATTCCAGATTCTCTGAAGAAGAATGCACACGCGGTAACGCGTCTGGAAGAGGTGACCGTAAAGGTCAATGATCCCCGGGATGTGCGTATGACCATGCACTATATTGTTACGGTGCTGGATGCGGAAGGGGAGAAGTTTGCCTATTTCGCCGGTGGCTATGATAAATTGACGGAAATCCGTTCTATTAAAGGCACCTTATACGACGGACTGGGATTACCCATCAAAAAGCTTAAACAGAGCGATATACAGGATCTGAGCGGCACTGGCGGTGATCTGATGACGGATGACCGTATTAAACGCCACGTCTTTTATCACAACCTGTATCCGCACACCGTGGAGTATGAGGTGGAAATCAGGTATAATCATAGCTATTACCTTCCAAAATGGCGTCCGCAGGACGACGAATCCATTGCGGTAGAGCAGAGTAAACTGACCGTGATTACGCCAAAGGACTATTTACTCCGCTATAAGGCGCTCAATTATAAAGGCGAACCCTTATTGGGAAATGACGGATCCGACCGTACTTATACCTGGGAGGCGAAGAACCTTTGTGCTGTTCCGGAAGAACCTTATGCGCCACATTGGAGCACCCGTTCTATATCGGTGCTGCTGGCTCCGGCGTCATTTGAAATGGCACAGTATAAGGGGACGATGAATACCTGGGAAGAATTCGGGAAATTCTCCTATATACTGAATCAGGGAAGAGACGTACTGCCGGATAATATAAAGCAGACCGTACATCAGCTGACGGATGGTCTAGCCCGCGAGCAAAAGATCTCGAAGCTCTATGAATATCTGCAACAGCATACCCGTTATATCAGTGTACAATTGGGTATAGGCGGCTGGCAGACTTTCGATGCTGCTTATGTGGCCTCCAAAGGGTATGGCGACTGTAAGGCACTTTCCAATTATATGTGTGCAATGCTGAAGGAAGCGGGTGTTAAAGCCTCCTGTGTGCTGGTATATGCCGGGGAAGACAGGAATGATGTAACACTGGCAGATTTTCCTTCGCCCAGTTTCAATCACGTAATCGTATGCGTACCCGATACAAAAGATACGACATGGCTGGAATGCACCAGCAGTACAGTGCCTCTGGGCTATATGGGAGAATTTACCGGTAACAGGTCTGTGCTGATCGTAGACGAAAACGGGGGGAAACTGGTACGTACACCTGTCTATTCTATGGAGCAGAATGTACAGACACGTAATATCGTCGCTAAAGTGGAGGAATCCGGCGAAATGAGTGTCAGGGCTAATAGCCGTTATAGCGCATTACAGACGGATGACCTGCATTCAGCACTGAACAGCCTTACCAAAGAGAAACTGATGGAGGCGCTGAAACAAGTGGGCTTTTTCCCCAGTTACGAGGTGAAAAGTTATGACTGGAAGGAAACTAAGTCTGTGTTGCCATATATTGACGAGCGGATCGAAATTACTGCCCGTAACTATGCTACGATCACGGGTAAACGCATGTTCATCGAGCCTAACCTGATGAACAAGACTTCAAAGCGATTATCTGTTGATTCCGTACGCAGGGCAGACATCTACCTGAGTCATTCCTATCGTGATATCGATACCGTAAAGATCACTATTCCGGAGGGTTATACACCTGAAGCGATGCCTCAGCCAATGACCTTAGAGAGTCCTTTCGGGGTTTATTCTTCAAAAGTGAGTATCGAAGGGAATGTGATCACTTATATCCGTTCTATTGATCATAAAGGAGGTACTTACCCTGCCAGTTCCTATGGGGAGCTGGCAAAGTTCTATAATAGTATGTATAAAGCAGACAGGAGCAGGATCGTTCTCGTCAAAAAGTGA